A DNA window from Legionella sp. MW5194 contains the following coding sequences:
- the aceE gene encoding pyruvate dehydrogenase (acetyl-transferring), homodimeric type has translation MSQEKINDIDPIETREWLDALQAVLLNDGNERAAYILQKLVSKAGTEGVRLRDAVHTPYRNTIRPDEEKQMPPDEGVGKRINALIRWNAVAMVLRAGKYAPELGGHIASYASSSTLYETGFNYFFKGPNATSHGGDLIYIQGHSSPGIYARAFLEGRLNESQLANFRQEVEADGLSSYPHPWLMSDFWQFPTVSMGLGPLQAIYQARFLKYLENRGLIKAEGRKVWAFLGDGEMDEPESVGALSIAAREKLDNLIFVVNCNLQRLDGPVRGNGKIIQELEGVFRGAGWNVIKVIWGGRWDPLFARDKTGIMQKRMEECVDGDYQAYKANNGAYVREHFFGQYPELKKMVENLSDDEIWRLNRGGHDAQKVYAAYAQAVEHEGSPTVILAKTIKGYGMGAAGEGQNITHQQKKMTIEQLRAFRDRFSIPISDDKITEIPFYRPAADSPEVKYLQKQREMLGGYLPSRSHAFESLPIPELSAFSSVTQSTGDREISTTMAFVRILSVLLKDKALGNRIVPIVPDECRTFGMEGLFRQIGIYSPVGQLYTPVDHEQVMYYREARDGQILEEGINEAGAFCSWIAAATSYSSNKLPMIPFYIYYSMFGFQRIGDLAWAAGDMQARGFLLGGTAGRTTLAGEGLQHQDGHSHLMAGTIPNCIAYDPTYAYELAVIIQHGLHRMYQKQENVFYYITVMNENYTHPDMPANVEEGIIKGMYLLRESGKKGKRHVQLMGSGTILREVIKAAELLNEDFGVTADIWSVTSFNELRRDGLAVERHNRMNPEAKPQQSYVQEQLSGRQGPVIAATDYMRLYADQIRPYVPGRYVVLGTDGYGRSDTRERLRHFFEVDAKFIVLAALEALVAEGEMKPASMAEAIKRYGINSDKPDPVTV, from the coding sequence ATGTCCCAAGAAAAGATAAACGATATAGATCCGATTGAAACACGTGAATGGCTGGATGCCTTGCAAGCGGTATTGCTGAATGATGGAAATGAACGTGCGGCCTACATTCTCCAGAAGCTGGTCAGCAAAGCCGGCACGGAGGGTGTGAGATTACGTGATGCTGTGCATACGCCTTATCGTAATACCATCCGACCGGATGAAGAAAAACAAATGCCTCCCGATGAAGGCGTGGGTAAACGCATCAATGCCCTGATTCGCTGGAATGCCGTCGCCATGGTGTTGCGCGCCGGGAAATATGCGCCGGAGCTGGGCGGTCATATTGCATCATATGCTTCCTCATCCACCCTCTACGAAACAGGCTTCAATTATTTCTTTAAAGGCCCCAACGCTACATCGCATGGCGGCGACCTGATTTATATTCAAGGTCATTCGTCACCCGGAATTTATGCACGCGCCTTTCTTGAAGGCCGCTTAAATGAAAGCCAACTGGCCAATTTCCGCCAGGAAGTGGAGGCTGACGGTCTGTCTTCCTATCCCCACCCCTGGTTGATGAGCGATTTCTGGCAATTCCCCACCGTGTCCATGGGATTAGGCCCTTTGCAGGCCATTTACCAGGCGCGTTTCTTAAAATACCTTGAAAACCGCGGCCTGATAAAAGCGGAAGGGCGAAAAGTCTGGGCCTTTTTAGGTGATGGTGAAATGGATGAACCCGAATCCGTCGGCGCCTTGTCCATTGCCGCCCGTGAAAAACTCGATAACCTGATTTTTGTCGTCAATTGCAACCTGCAGCGCCTGGATGGGCCTGTTCGCGGCAACGGCAAAATTATTCAGGAACTGGAAGGGGTGTTCCGCGGTGCTGGCTGGAATGTTATCAAAGTCATTTGGGGCGGCCGCTGGGATCCCTTGTTTGCCCGCGATAAGACAGGCATCATGCAGAAACGCATGGAAGAGTGCGTTGACGGTGATTATCAGGCTTATAAAGCCAATAACGGTGCTTATGTCCGCGAACACTTTTTTGGCCAATATCCCGAGTTGAAGAAGATGGTTGAAAACCTGTCGGATGACGAAATCTGGCGGCTTAACCGTGGCGGTCACGATGCACAAAAAGTCTATGCGGCTTATGCTCAGGCAGTCGAGCACGAGGGTTCTCCCACGGTGATTCTGGCAAAAACCATTAAAGGCTATGGCATGGGTGCCGCTGGTGAAGGGCAGAACATTACCCACCAGCAGAAAAAAATGACCATTGAACAATTGCGGGCCTTCCGTGATCGTTTCAGCATCCCCATCAGCGATGACAAAATTACCGAAATTCCTTTTTATCGTCCAGCGGCCGACAGTCCTGAGGTGAAGTACCTGCAAAAACAGCGTGAAATGCTGGGGGGTTATCTGCCATCGCGAAGCCATGCTTTCGAATCCTTACCCATTCCGGAACTGTCTGCTTTTTCATCCGTGACGCAGAGCACGGGGGATCGTGAAATTTCGACCACCATGGCCTTTGTCCGTATTCTTTCTGTGTTATTGAAGGATAAAGCCTTGGGCAATCGTATTGTGCCCATTGTGCCTGATGAATGCAGAACCTTCGGTATGGAGGGTTTGTTCCGTCAAATCGGTATTTATTCGCCGGTTGGGCAGCTGTATACGCCTGTGGATCATGAGCAGGTGATGTATTACCGCGAAGCCCGCGACGGTCAGATTCTGGAAGAAGGGATTAATGAAGCGGGCGCTTTCTGTTCCTGGATTGCGGCAGCAACGTCCTACAGTTCCAATAAACTGCCCATGATTCCATTCTACATTTACTATTCCATGTTTGGCTTTCAGCGCATTGGCGATTTGGCCTGGGCGGCGGGCGACATGCAGGCCCGAGGCTTTTTGCTGGGTGGTACTGCGGGACGCACGACACTCGCCGGTGAAGGATTGCAGCATCAGGATGGACACAGCCATTTAATGGCGGGAACCATTCCCAATTGCATAGCCTATGATCCAACCTATGCCTACGAATTGGCCGTGATCATTCAGCATGGTCTTCACCGCATGTATCAAAAGCAGGAAAACGTTTTTTATTACATCACGGTCATGAATGAGAATTACACCCATCCGGATATGCCGGCCAATGTCGAGGAAGGCATTATCAAAGGCATGTACCTTCTTCGGGAAAGCGGGAAAAAAGGCAAACGGCATGTCCAGTTAATGGGAAGCGGCACCATTTTAAGAGAAGTCATTAAGGCTGCCGAGCTGCTTAACGAGGATTTTGGCGTCACAGCCGACATTTGGAGTGTCACCAGCTTTAATGAATTACGCCGTGACGGCCTTGCGGTTGAACGCCACAATCGCATGAATCCTGAAGCCAAGCCTCAGCAATCGTATGTTCAGGAGCAGTTAAGCGGACGTCAGGGACCTGTGATTGCAGCAACCGATTACATGCGCCTGTACGCGGATCAAATCAGACCGTATGTTCCCGGCCGCTACGTGGTGCTGGGCACCGATGGCTACGGTCGAAGCGATACCCGCGAACGGTTGCGTCATTTCTTTGAGGTGGATGCCAAATTTATTGTCCTCGCCGCGCTTGAAGCCCTGGTTGCCGAAGGGGAAATGAAACCCGCAAGCATGGCAGAGGCCATTAAGCGTTACGGCATCAATTCCGACAAACCGGATCCTGTAACCGTTTAA
- a CDS encoding acyltransferase yields MINSMARVVLTILALTLLAACSHPIVTPQGKPHYKACTLSCEQKARACNKVCRNNCAQCTAYNFQTAAKNFNHYFHESAVNGQIIKRDLNSYFDPLQCRKTTCNCRGDYVACVQSCGGVVKKRLQAAAVC; encoded by the coding sequence ATGATAAATTCGATGGCTCGTGTGGTACTGACAATTCTGGCCCTGACTCTGCTCGCGGCTTGCTCCCACCCGATCGTTACACCGCAGGGTAAGCCCCATTACAAAGCCTGTACGTTGTCCTGTGAGCAGAAAGCCCGTGCCTGCAATAAAGTATGCCGTAATAACTGCGCGCAATGCACCGCCTACAATTTCCAGACAGCCGCAAAGAACTTTAATCATTATTTCCATGAGAGTGCTGTCAATGGGCAAATCATTAAACGGGATTTGAATTCTTATTTTGATCCACTACAATGCCGCAAAACAACGTGCAATTGCCGCGGCGATTATGTGGCCTGCGTGCAATCCTGTGGAGGAGTGGTGAAAAAGCGCCTGCAGGCTGCGGCTGTTTGTTAA
- a CDS encoding cation:proton antiporter has protein sequence MHNESVFYTIFLIFAGAAVFSTLVLYTKQSLLVAYILLGAALGPWGLRLVSDVTVVQQVGDIGIVFLLFLLGLHLQPQNLVHMLRKITWIAIVSSVVFAIIAYLIGRWFGLSETESWILGAAMMFSSTIIGLKLLPTTILHHQHTGEVMISVLLMQDVIAIIILIMINGAQGNGLALDDFILVLVALPSLTLFAFAVERYILVKLLARFDRTQEYVFLLSIGWCLGLSFLAKQLGLSEDIGAFVAGVALASSPISLFIAESLKPLRDFFLVMFFFSIGATFNFGFGAQVFIPALILSFLMLVLKPLFFWFLLQRAGEKKTIAKEVGVRLGQASEFSLLVASIALSTKLISEVASNLIQATTILTFIVSSYLVVLKYPTPIALSEKMQKD, from the coding sequence ATGCATAATGAGTCAGTTTTTTATACAATCTTTTTAATATTTGCCGGAGCGGCCGTTTTTTCCACTCTGGTATTGTATACAAAACAGTCCCTGCTGGTCGCCTACATTTTATTAGGAGCCGCTTTGGGTCCCTGGGGTCTGCGTCTGGTTTCTGATGTGACGGTGGTGCAGCAGGTTGGCGATATTGGCATTGTTTTCCTGCTGTTTCTGCTGGGCCTTCACCTGCAGCCGCAGAACTTAGTCCATATGCTGCGCAAGATCACCTGGATTGCAATCGTCAGTTCGGTTGTCTTCGCCATCATTGCCTACCTCATTGGCCGCTGGTTTGGTCTTAGCGAAACCGAGTCCTGGATTCTTGGTGCGGCGATGATGTTTTCCAGTACCATCATTGGGCTTAAACTGTTACCGACAACCATTTTACATCATCAGCACACCGGTGAGGTGATGATCAGCGTCCTGCTGATGCAGGACGTTATCGCGATTATCATCCTTATCATGATTAATGGTGCCCAGGGCAATGGCCTGGCCCTGGATGATTTCATTCTGGTGCTGGTGGCGCTGCCGTCGCTGACGTTGTTCGCCTTTGCAGTCGAGCGTTACATCCTGGTGAAGCTGCTTGCGCGTTTTGACCGCACCCAGGAGTATGTTTTTCTGCTTTCCATCGGCTGGTGTCTCGGGCTTTCTTTTCTGGCCAAACAGTTGGGACTGTCAGAGGACATTGGCGCGTTTGTCGCCGGCGTTGCTTTAGCCTCAAGTCCGATCTCCCTGTTTATTGCCGAAAGCTTAAAACCCCTGCGGGATTTTTTTCTGGTGATGTTCTTTTTCTCCATTGGGGCGACGTTTAATTTCGGTTTTGGTGCGCAGGTTTTTATACCAGCGCTTATCCTGTCTTTCCTTATGCTGGTGCTTAAACCCCTGTTCTTCTGGTTCCTGCTGCAGCGGGCTGGCGAAAAGAAAACCATTGCCAAAGAGGTCGGCGTCCGACTTGGGCAGGCGAGTGAATTCTCCCTGCTGGTGGCAAGTATCGCCTTAAGTACTAAACTCATTTCAGAAGTCGCTTCCAATCTGATTCAGGCGACAACCATTTTAACCTTTATTGTGTCGTCATACCTCGTGGTGTTGAAATACCCAACACCGATTGCTCTCTCGGAAAAAATGCAGAAGGATTAA
- a CDS encoding MFS transporter, translating to MSNSKNHGVTDVISKGTAKAWIVWGLGCVFYFYECLLQVSPSVMSNELMRDFGVTSQTLGILSGIYFYSYAAMQLPGGVMMDYFGPQKLLTLATTICAISTIAFGLTDNFFAACLARLMIGFGSAFAAVGAMKLAANWFPANRFALLTGLMVTIGMLGAIGGEAPLALLIDYYGWRQSMVIMGSIGLVIAVLILVIAKDAPANKKPVVTSAHDEPLWSSLVALIKNKQLWLVAIYGGLMYMSTPVFCGLWGVPFLMYKMGLAKATAANYISLVFIGWAIASPLWGIYSNRIGRRKPPMYIGAVGALITSTLFIFAPITTGWQMQALLFIFGLFSSAFLPAFAVAKELCSRRYVATGLSFMNMMNMVGIALAQPIIGFILDRMWQGEIVNKVRVYPLEAYHVALAILPVGILISLLILPRIKETFCQSVHD from the coding sequence ATGTCGAACAGTAAAAATCATGGCGTTACGGATGTCATCTCCAAAGGCACAGCCAAGGCCTGGATTGTTTGGGGACTGGGTTGCGTCTTTTACTTCTACGAGTGCCTCCTGCAGGTTTCCCCAAGCGTCATGAGTAACGAATTAATGCGTGATTTTGGGGTGACCAGTCAAACCCTGGGCATTTTATCCGGCATTTATTTTTATTCCTATGCGGCCATGCAATTGCCTGGCGGAGTCATGATGGATTATTTCGGCCCGCAAAAACTGCTCACCTTAGCCACTACCATCTGCGCCATCAGCACGATTGCGTTCGGTCTGACCGACAATTTCTTCGCGGCCTGTCTGGCGCGACTGATGATTGGTTTCGGCTCCGCCTTCGCCGCCGTAGGCGCCATGAAACTCGCCGCCAACTGGTTTCCCGCCAACCGGTTTGCCCTGCTGACCGGACTGATGGTAACCATCGGCATGCTGGGCGCTATTGGGGGCGAAGCGCCACTGGCTTTGCTGATTGACTACTATGGCTGGCGCCAGAGCATGGTTATTATGGGCAGTATTGGCCTGGTCATTGCTGTGCTCATTCTGGTCATTGCCAAAGACGCCCCTGCCAACAAAAAGCCTGTCGTCACTTCGGCTCACGATGAACCCCTGTGGAGCAGCCTGGTTGCTCTCATTAAAAATAAACAATTATGGCTGGTGGCTATTTACGGTGGCTTGATGTACATGTCCACCCCGGTTTTTTGCGGCCTCTGGGGTGTGCCCTTTCTGATGTATAAAATGGGCCTGGCCAAAGCCACCGCCGCCAATTACATTTCCCTGGTGTTCATTGGCTGGGCTATCGCAAGCCCGTTGTGGGGAATATACTCCAATCGCATTGGCCGCCGCAAACCGCCCATGTACATTGGCGCTGTTGGCGCTCTGATCACCAGCACCCTGTTCATTTTTGCTCCCATTACCACCGGCTGGCAAATGCAGGCACTGCTGTTCATTTTCGGCCTCTTTTCTTCGGCGTTCCTGCCCGCTTTTGCTGTGGCAAAGGAGCTGTGCAGCCGCCGTTATGTAGCAACCGGTTTAAGTTTTATGAACATGATGAACATGGTGGGCATTGCTTTGGCGCAGCCCATCATCGGCTTTATTCTCGACCGCATGTGGCAGGGCGAAATCGTCAATAAAGTCCGCGTCTACCCTCTTGAAGCTTACCATGTTGCGCTGGCTATTCTGCCGGTTGGCATTTTAATTTCATTACTGATTTTACCCAGGATAAAAGAAACCTTTTGTCAAAGTGTTCATGATTAA
- the miaB gene encoding tRNA (N6-isopentenyl adenosine(37)-C2)-methylthiotransferase MiaB: MAKKLFIKTNGCQMNEYDSSKMADVLLNTHGLEKTDVLDEADVILLNTCSIREKAQEKVFSQLGQWREYKEKNPHVIIGVGGCVASQEGGDIIKRAPYVDIVFGPQTLHRLPALLEERARTKKPVVDISFPEIEKFDHLPAPRAEGPVAFVSIMEGCSKYCSYCVVPYTRGEEISRPFDDVLAECYQLASQGVREINLLGQNVNDYRGMMTQGECADLALLIHYLAAIDGIGRIRFTTSHPLAFSDNLINAFADVPELANHLHLPVQSGSDRVLSMMKRGYTALEYKSKIRKLRKVRPDIRLSTDIIVGFPGETDKDFQDTMDLVHDIGFDTSFSFIYSARPGTPAANLPDDTPMDVKKQRLQILQNRLLINAAQYSQSMIGSTQRILVTGQSKKNAQQLAGRTECNRVVNFDGPATLIGQFVQVDISETLPNSLRGRLSVSEDAIPA, from the coding sequence ATGGCTAAAAAACTTTTTATTAAAACCAATGGCTGCCAAATGAATGAATACGATTCATCCAAAATGGCAGATGTCCTGTTAAATACTCACGGCCTTGAAAAAACAGACGTTCTTGACGAGGCCGATGTCATCCTTTTAAACACCTGCTCGATACGCGAAAAAGCCCAGGAAAAAGTCTTTTCGCAGTTAGGCCAATGGCGGGAATACAAAGAAAAAAATCCGCATGTGATTATTGGTGTCGGCGGCTGTGTTGCCAGCCAGGAAGGCGGGGATATCATCAAACGGGCGCCCTATGTCGACATCGTTTTCGGCCCCCAGACACTGCATCGTCTTCCAGCCCTGCTCGAAGAACGGGCACGAACCAAAAAGCCGGTTGTCGATATCAGTTTTCCTGAAATCGAGAAGTTCGATCACCTCCCCGCTCCGCGTGCCGAAGGCCCCGTCGCGTTCGTCTCCATTATGGAAGGCTGCAGTAAATACTGCAGTTATTGTGTTGTTCCCTATACCCGGGGTGAGGAAATCAGTCGGCCCTTTGACGATGTCCTTGCCGAATGTTATCAACTGGCCTCTCAAGGCGTCAGGGAAATTAATCTTCTCGGCCAGAACGTGAATGATTACCGCGGCATGATGACTCAGGGTGAATGCGCTGATCTCGCCTTGCTCATTCACTACCTCGCGGCCATTGATGGCATTGGCCGGATCCGCTTCACCACGTCTCACCCGCTGGCCTTCTCAGACAACCTCATCAATGCCTTTGCGGACGTTCCCGAGCTGGCCAACCACCTGCATCTGCCGGTTCAAAGCGGCTCAGATCGGGTGCTATCGATGATGAAACGCGGTTACACCGCCCTTGAGTACAAATCAAAAATCAGAAAATTACGCAAGGTGAGGCCCGACATTCGTCTGTCCACCGACATCATTGTCGGTTTTCCCGGAGAAACTGATAAAGACTTCCAGGATACGATGGATTTAGTCCATGACATCGGTTTTGATACCTCATTCAGTTTTATTTACAGTGCCCGTCCGGGCACACCGGCAGCCAACCTGCCGGACGATACACCCATGGACGTCAAAAAACAGCGTCTGCAAATCCTGCAAAACCGGCTGTTAATCAATGCAGCGCAATACAGCCAATCCATGATTGGCAGCACGCAGCGTATCCTTGTGACCGGTCAATCCAAAAAGAATGCTCAGCAATTGGCTGGACGCACGGAATGCAACCGCGTCGTTAATTTTGATGGTCCTGCCACGTTAATCGGTCAGTTCGTTCAGGTGGACATTTCTGAAACCCTGCCTAACTCCCTGCGCGGCCGCCTCAGCGTTTCCGAGGATGCCATCCCGGCATGA
- the rluD gene encoding 23S rRNA pseudouridine(1911/1915/1917) synthase RluD codes for MSALNNELRVPRDLHGQRIDVALARLLPLYSRSQLSQWLRQGLIQVNQRQLKPKDKVMEGDVITVAVEDEAYQQSSDTCEPEFIPLDIVYEDEALLVVNKQAGLVVHPGAGNPKHTLVNALLHHAPQLASLSRAGIVHRLDKDTTGLLVVAKSLPAHTSLVRQMQERAIQRRYVTLVQGHVISGGEIDTFFGRHPRNRLKMAVLNQGRQAVTLYTVKRHYDAFTLLDVQLLTGRTHQIRVHMAHINHPVVGDPLYGGRPKIPAQIAPELREALQSFKRQALHAASLSFHHPEHDNLLTFTAPLPDDFQSLINSLDEYLV; via the coding sequence ATGAGCGCACTGAACAATGAACTGCGGGTTCCCCGCGATCTGCACGGGCAACGCATTGACGTTGCCTTGGCTCGACTGCTTCCGCTTTATTCCCGCTCACAATTGAGCCAATGGTTGAGGCAGGGACTCATCCAGGTCAATCAGCGTCAATTAAAACCGAAAGACAAGGTGATGGAGGGCGATGTTATCACGGTGGCAGTGGAGGACGAAGCGTATCAACAATCCAGTGACACCTGTGAGCCGGAATTCATTCCACTCGACATCGTTTACGAGGACGAGGCCTTGCTGGTAGTGAATAAACAGGCTGGCCTCGTGGTGCATCCCGGTGCCGGAAATCCCAAACACACCTTAGTCAACGCGCTGCTGCATCATGCCCCCCAACTGGCTTCGCTCTCGAGAGCCGGCATTGTTCATCGTCTGGATAAAGACACCACCGGTCTCCTCGTTGTGGCGAAAAGCCTGCCCGCTCACACCTCGCTGGTACGGCAAATGCAGGAACGCGCCATTCAGCGCCGTTACGTGACCCTGGTTCAGGGGCATGTGATAAGCGGCGGGGAAATCGATACCTTTTTTGGCCGACATCCCCGTAATCGCCTGAAAATGGCGGTGCTCAATCAGGGCCGGCAAGCGGTTACCCTTTACACGGTTAAACGGCATTATGACGCGTTTACCCTGCTTGATGTGCAGCTTTTAACCGGTCGCACCCATCAGATTCGCGTTCATATGGCGCACATCAATCATCCCGTGGTCGGCGATCCCCTGTACGGCGGACGCCCCAAAATACCGGCACAAATTGCTCCTGAATTACGCGAGGCACTGCAGTCATTTAAACGTCAGGCGCTGCATGCCGCGTCCCTGTCGTTTCATCATCCAGAACACGATAACTTATTGACTTTTACCGCTCCTTTGCCGGATGATTTTCAGTCCCTGATAAACAGCCTGGATGAGTACCTTGTCTAA
- the pgeF gene encoding peptidoglycan editing factor PgeF yields MSNLIADWPAPATIRALTTLRHSGFSQPPYDKNNLGLHVGDNPEHVLQNRRELAASLRLPGEPAWLDQTHSTTCVVVEENPNRLADAAITRDKQQVLAIMTADCLPILLCNRQGTEIAAIHAGWRGLVNGIVENTVQTMQSQPADLIAWIGPGICQSCYEVGDDMREQFKTRYDFSLPAFQRKDSKWLADLPGLAALLLENLSISTVSKSNLCTFEQKNDFYSYRREPQTGRMATLIWFT; encoded by the coding sequence TTGTCTAATTTAATTGCCGACTGGCCAGCCCCCGCGACAATTCGCGCCCTCACGACATTAAGGCACTCGGGTTTTAGCCAGCCGCCCTATGATAAAAACAACCTCGGTCTGCACGTAGGCGACAATCCGGAGCATGTGCTGCAAAACCGCCGCGAACTGGCAGCCAGCCTTCGCCTGCCCGGTGAACCGGCCTGGCTTGACCAAACGCACAGCACCACCTGCGTGGTGGTGGAAGAGAACCCCAATCGCCTCGCCGATGCCGCCATCACCCGTGATAAGCAACAGGTTTTAGCCATCATGACCGCCGATTGCCTCCCTATTCTGCTCTGCAACCGGCAAGGAACGGAAATTGCCGCCATTCACGCCGGCTGGCGCGGTCTGGTCAATGGCATCGTTGAAAACACGGTGCAGACCATGCAGAGTCAACCCGCCGATCTCATCGCCTGGATAGGGCCTGGGATTTGCCAATCCTGCTATGAGGTTGGCGATGACATGCGCGAACAGTTTAAAACCCGTTATGATTTTTCACTGCCCGCCTTTCAAAGAAAAGACAGCAAATGGTTGGCTGATTTACCCGGTTTAGCTGCTCTGCTTTTGGAAAATTTGTCCATTTCTACTGTTTCGAAGTCTAATCTTTGTACTTTTGAACAAAAAAATGACTTCTATTCCTATCGCCGCGAGCCACAAACAGGTAGAATGGCCACTTTAATTTGGTTCACTTAA
- a CDS encoding Do family serine endopeptidase codes for MPAIVNVAVQGVIPAGPPAADNDDDDNERQQLTPEKPRKFQSIGSGVIVDPKNGVIITNDHVIRNATLITVTLNDGRRLKAKLIGSDSETDLAVLKIDAKNLKSLPIGDSDKAEVGDFVVAIGNPFGLNSFGNSQSATFGIISAMKRSDLNIEGIENFIQTDAAINPGNSGGALVNARGELIGINTAILSPYGGNVGIGFAIPVNMAKDVVQQLIKFGSIHRGLMGIFVQHLTPELAQAMGYPEDFQGALVSQVNEKSPAERAGLKPGDIITQINNTKITQATQVKTTISLLRVGSDAKITVKRDGKELTLNAVVTDIKKHEQELQATNPFLYGLALRNFEQDSPLHGHVVGIQVVGASESSAGWRAGLRPGDIIISANKERTPNVKTLQTIASQKKQQLLVQVLRDAGALYILII; via the coding sequence ATGCCAGCCATTGTTAACGTCGCGGTCCAGGGGGTTATCCCTGCCGGTCCGCCTGCCGCAGACAATGACGATGACGACAATGAACGCCAGCAGCTCACCCCTGAAAAACCACGCAAATTTCAAAGCATCGGTTCCGGTGTCATCGTCGATCCCAAAAACGGTGTCATCATTACCAACGATCACGTCATCCGCAACGCCACACTCATTACGGTGACCTTGAATGATGGCCGCCGTCTTAAGGCGAAATTGATTGGCAGCGACAGTGAAACCGATCTGGCGGTGCTAAAAATCGATGCGAAAAACTTGAAAAGCCTGCCCATTGGTGATTCAGACAAAGCCGAAGTCGGTGATTTTGTGGTCGCCATTGGTAATCCTTTTGGTTTAAATAGCTTTGGCAATAGCCAATCCGCTACGTTTGGCATCATCAGCGCAATGAAACGCAGCGATTTAAACATTGAAGGCATTGAAAACTTCATCCAGACTGATGCTGCCATTAACCCCGGAAACTCAGGCGGCGCCCTGGTTAACGCCCGCGGTGAACTTATCGGTATTAATACAGCGATTCTATCGCCCTATGGCGGCAATGTGGGTATCGGCTTCGCCATCCCGGTCAACATGGCGAAAGACGTGGTGCAGCAATTAATCAAATTCGGTTCAATCCATCGCGGCCTGATGGGCATTTTTGTCCAGCATTTAACGCCAGAGCTGGCTCAGGCGATGGGCTATCCTGAAGATTTTCAGGGCGCACTGGTTTCTCAGGTGAATGAAAAATCCCCGGCTGAACGCGCCGGATTAAAACCGGGTGATATCATTACCCAGATCAATAACACTAAAATTACCCAGGCGACCCAGGTCAAAACCACCATCAGCCTGCTGCGTGTCGGCAGTGACGCCAAAATCACAGTTAAACGCGATGGCAAGGAATTAACCTTAAATGCCGTGGTTACCGACATTAAAAAGCACGAGCAGGAATTGCAGGCCACCAATCCATTCCTTTACGGCCTTGCTTTAAGGAATTTTGAGCAGGATTCGCCGCTGCATGGTCATGTGGTGGGTATTCAGGTTGTAGGCGCATCCGAAAGCAGTGCCGGCTGGCGCGCAGGCTTACGTCCTGGTGACATTATCATCAGCGCCAACAAGGAACGCACACCCAATGTGAAAACCCTGCAAACAATTGCGTCTCAGAAAAAACAACAATTGCTGGTTCAGGTTTTACGTGACGCCGGCGCGTTGTATATTCTTATCATCTAG